One Amaranthus tricolor cultivar Red isolate AtriRed21 chromosome 1, ASM2621246v1, whole genome shotgun sequence DNA window includes the following coding sequences:
- the LOC130817023 gene encoding laccase-15-like codes for MHPFLLCFLFILIQGAIQSGALVYNFVVNEAPYTRLCHTKSILTVNGQFPGPTIYAHKGETVIVKVVNISKYNITLHWHGVKQPRNPWSDGPEYITQCPIRPGGKFTQTIILSEEEGTLWWHAHSDWARATVYGAFVIYPKLGTDYPFLKPDIEVPIILGEWWIRDVNELYEEFRATGGQPNVSDAFTINGQPGDLYPCSTAETFKIHVHQRASILLRIINAALNDIMFFAITKHSLTVVGTDASYTKPFTNDYISIGPGQTMDVLLHAHQKPGSYYIAARAYSSGTNVDFDNTTTTAILQYDHTPYYEQLYSNLTLNLPNLPYYNDTNASYSFATSLRSLASHDHPVHVPLKVNHRIFSTISVNALPCPANRSCEGPNGTIFAASMNNISFVLPEIDLLEAYYYHIRGVYGKRFPRVPHLRFNFTAEYQDLRLEVAKLSTQVRVLAYNSSIEMILQGTSLVSGLDHPMHLHGQSFYVVGYGFGNFDKHKDPRNYNLIDPPFQNTVVVPKNGWATIRFKAHNPGVWYMHCHFERHLTWGMMTTFIVKEGKDMKSQMLPPPRDMPPC; via the exons ATGCATCctttcttgctttgtttcttgtttattcttattcAAGGTGCCATTCAATCCGGGGCATTGGTTTATAATTTTGTT GTGAATGAAGCTCCATACACAAGATTATGCCACACAAAGTCCATTTTAACTGTAAATGGACAATTTCCTGGACCTACAATCTATGCACACAAAGGTGAAACAGTCATCGTAAAAGTTGTCAACATAAGCAAATATAACATCACTCTTCACTG GCATGGGGTGAAACAGCCAAGGAATCCTTGGTCAGATGGACCGGAATATATAACTCAATGTCCGATCAGACCAGGTGGAAAATTTACACAAACTATAATATTATCGGAAGAAGAAGGAACTCTTTGGTGGCATGCTCATAGCGACTGGGCTAGAGCAACCGTGTATGGTGCTTTTGTTATCTATCCTAAATTGGGAACTGATTACCCTTTTTTAAAGCCTGATATTGAAGTGCCCATCATTTTAG GTGAATGGTGGATCCGTGATGTGAATGAGCTTTATGAGGAATTTCGGGCCACAGGTGGACAGCCAAATGTATCGGATGCTTTCACTATAAATGGTCAACCTGGTGACTTGTATCCATGCTCTACTGCAG AAACATTCAAGATACATGTGCATCAAAGAGCAAGCATTCTACTAAGGATAATCAATGCTGCATTGAATGATATTATGTTCTTTGCAATAACCAAACATTCCCTTACAGTAGTAGGAACTGATGCAAGCTACACAAAGCCCTTTACCAATGACTACATATCGATTGGGCCGGGCCAAACCATGGACGTTCTCCTTCACGCCCATCAAAAACCCGGTTCCTATTACATTGCTGCTCGGGCTTACTCGAGTGGGACAAACGTCGATTTTGATAACACCACAACTACAGCAATTTTACAATATGATCATACTCCCTATTATGAACAATTATACTCTAACTTAACCCTTAATTTACCTAATCTTCCTTATTATAATGATACTAACGCGTCTTATTCCTTCGCGACTAGCTTAAGAAGTTTAGCGAGTCATGATCATCCGGTTCATGTTCCCTTAAAGGTGAATCATAGAATTTTCTCGACTATATCAGTTAACGCGTTACCATGTCCTGCTAACCGAAGTTGTGAGGGTCCAAATGGGACTATATTTGCTGCTAGCATGAACAATATAAGTTTTGTTCTACCAGAAATTGACCTTTTAGAggcttattattatcatattagaGGTGTGTATGGGAAAAGGTTTCCTAGGGTTCCTCATCTGCGATTTAATTTTACTGCGGAGTATCAGGATTTGCGACTTGAAGTCGCAAAATTGAGCACACAAGTTCGGGTTTTGGCTTATAATTCGAGTATTGAGATGATCTTACAAGGCACTAGTTTGGTTTCGGGATTGGATCATCCTATGCATCTTCATGGTCAGAGTTTCTATGTTGTTGGGTATGGATTTGGGAATTTCGACAAGCATAAGGATCCTAGAAACTATAACTTGATCGACCCTCCGTTTCAAAACACTGTCGTTGTGCCTAAAAATGGTTGGGCAACTATCCGATTTAAAGCACATAACCCTG GAGTATGGTATATGCACTGTCATTTCGAGCGCCATTTGACATGGGGTATGATGACGACGTTCATCGTAAAAGAAGGAAAAGACATGAAATCACAGATGTTACCTCCACCTCGCGACATGCCGCCCTGTTGA
- the LOC130817007 gene encoding receptor-like cytosolic serine/threonine-protein kinase RBK2 produces the protein MERTPVPVPAPAPAPAPTPTLRRSTEISDTSEVVVRNVFRRFRRKSGLSDPFSTHYFPPLDIEALEMTETSADEHSLREESEDNSESDNVSTSDSEQHSGGQSFHWRGFMHMLKKGPKRFQPFQPLTLPKLTRRKSRSARNSMIPVIPSLESGMSLFKPSWKNFSLKELHEATNTFNKENKIGEGGYAEVYKGVIPDGRLIAVKRLSKGDTEELAADFLSELGIIVHVNHPNIAKVIGYGVEGGMHLVLDLSPNGSLESVLRGSRAKLSWDIRYKIALGSAAGLHYLHEGCQRRIIHRDIKSANILLTEDFEAQISDFGLAKWLPDQWTHHTVSKFEGTFGYLPPEFFMHGIVDEKTDVYAYGVLLLELITGRLALDNTQKSLVMWAKPFLDKRELRDLIDPCLGDGYDKDQIKLVAMIANMCIHQSSIERPQMNKVLQILEGGTNAAELTKLIQKPSLRRTYSVELFDAEEYNSTKYLSDVDQLMQIALEL, from the exons ATGGAACGTACCCCTGTACCTGTACCTGCACCTGCTCCTGCTCCTGCTCCTACTCCTACTCTTCGCAG AAGCACTGAAATCAGTGATACCTCAGAAGTTGTGGTGAGGAATGTATTTCGTCGGTTCAGAAGAAAATCTGGTCTCTCGGATCCATTTTCAACTCACT ATTTTCCACCGTTAGACATAGAAGCACTTGAGATGACAGAAACATCAGCAGATGAGCATTCACTGAGAGAGGAATCGGAGGATAATTCAGAGTCTGATAACGTGAGCACGTCAGACTCGGAACAACATTCTGGGGGACAAAGTTTTCACTGGCGGGGATTCATGCACATGTTGAAGAAGGGGCCTAAGCGTTTTCAGCCTTTTCAACCTTTGACTTTGCCTAAGCTGACTAGGAGAAAAAGTAGGAGTGCAAGGAATAGTATGATCCCTGTCATACCTTCTCTTGAAAGTGGAATGTCTTTGTTCAAGCCTTCTTGGAAAAATTTCTCCCTCAAAGAGCTTCATGAGGCAACAAACACTTTTAATAAAG AAAACAAAATTGGTGAAGGAGGTTATGCCGAGGTTTACAAGGGAGTTATTCCAGATGGACGTCTCATAGCTGTTAAACGTCTGTCCAAGGGAGACACCGAAGAGCTGGCAGCAGACTTCTTATCTGAACTTGGGATAATAGTGCATGTCAATCATCCGAACATCGCAAAAGTTATTGGTTATGGTGTGGAGGGAGGAATGCACCTCGTTCTCGATTTATCTCCGAATGGAAGCTTAGAATCTGTACTTCGCG GGTCGAGGGCAAAACTCAGCTGGGATATTAGATATAAGATTGCTTTGGGTTCAGCTGCAGGCTTACACTATCTTCATGAAGGTTGTCAAAGGAGAATAATCCATCGAGACATTAAATCTGCTAACATACTACTTACGGAAGATTTTGAAGCACAG ATTTCGGATTTTGGACTTGCAAAGTGGCTTCCAGATCAATGGACACACCACACTGTGTCTAAGTTCGAAGGGACATTCGG ATACCTTCCTCCCGAGTTTTTCATGCACGGCATAGTTGATGAAAAAACCGATGTATATGCTTATGGGGTTCTATTGCTGGAACTTATCACCGGTCGCTTGGCTCTTGATAATACTCAGAAAAGCCTTGTTATGTGG GCCAAGCCTTTTCTTGACAAGAGGGAATTAAGAGATCTTATTGACCCATGTCTCGGTGATGGCTACGACAAGGACCAAATAAAACTCGTGGCCATGATCGCCAATATGTGCATTCATCAGTCCTCTATCGAACGACCTCAAATGAACAAG GTTTTACAGATCTTGGAAGGTGGAACTAACGCTGCCGAACTAACTAAACTGATCCAAAAACCTTCCCTTAGAAGAACATACTCGGTGGAGCTTTTTGATGCCGAAGAGTACAACTCGACCAAATACTTGAGTGACGTTGATCAACTCATGCAAATCGCACTGGAGCTTTGA